TCTTCTACCAGTCGTCCACCATCCCCGAGCGCTTCCGCACGCTGGCCGTGATGGCCAACCCCATGGCGGTGATGGTCACCTCCTACCAGGCCATCTTCTATGAGCAGCGGCTGCCGGATCCGGCGCCCCTGCTGATGTGGATGGCCATCTCCTTCGGTCTGCTCTGGGTCGCGTCCGAGATCTTCGAGCGCCGCCGCGAGGAGTTCGCGGAGTTCATCTGATGCAAGCCCCCTCCAAGGATGCCATCGTCCTGCGTGACGTGGTGAAGCGCTTTCGGAAGAGAACCATCCGGGGCGAGTACACGACCTTCAAGTCCGAGCTGGTGCGCTGGCTGCGCGGCAAGCGGCACAAGCAGGACGCCTCCACGGTCATCGAGGCCCTCCGGGGCATCAACCTCACGGTGCCCCGTGGCAAGACCATGGGCATCATCGGCCGCAACGGCTCGGGCAAGAGCACGCTGCTCAAGCTGATCACCGGCATCTACACGCCCACCACCGGCCACATCGAGCTCAACGGCCGCATCTCCGCGCTGTTGGACCTGGGCGCCGGCTTCCACCCGGACTTCTCCGGGCGGGAGAACATCCTCATCAACGGCGTCATCCTCGGCATGTCCCGCGCGGAGATCCGGGCGCGCATGGATGAGATCATCGCCTTCAGCGAGCTGGGCGACTTCATCGACGAGCCGGTGCGCACGTACTCCAGCGGCATGTACATGCGCCTGGCCTTCGCGGTGGCCACGCACGTGGACCCGGAGATCCTCATCATCGATGAGATCCTCGCGGTGGGCGACGAGCACTTCAGCCGCAAGAGCATGCAGAAGATGACGGAGTTCCGGAACGCCGGGAAGACGATCGTCATCGTCACGCATGACCTGGGCACGCTCGAGCGCTGGTGCGACCTGGCCGCGTGGATCGACGGTGGGCGCATCCGCGAGGTGGGTACGCCCGCGGAGGTCGTCCGGCACTACCGCCAGGCGGTGCACCTCGCGGAGGCCAGCGGCCTGCCCATGCTCGCGCCCGCCCTGTCACCCGACGGCGGCGCCCTGCCCACGCTGGAGGCGGCGGCGCAGCGCCCCGGTTCCCCGGTCACCCTCGAGCTCCTCCGGCTGACGAATCTCCGCGGCGAGGAAGTGAAGGATGTGGGCACGGAGGAGGGCCTGGAGTTCCACATCGGCTACAACGCCGAGAAGCCCGTGGAGGATCTGGGCTTCTCGTTCGCGCTGATGCGCTCGGATGGCACCCTGGTGTACCGCACCACCACCTTCGCCGAGGACGCCCGGATGCCGAACCTCGTCACCGGACGGGGCACGGTGCGGCTGACCATCGATCGGCTCGGGCTGCTGGCCGGGGACTACACGTTCGAGGTGTCGGCCCGCACGTCCAATGGGACCCTCTTCGACGAGCGCAAGGGCGCCTGTCCGTTCTCGGTGCGTGTCGCTGGCGCGGACGAGGGGCTGGTGCGGCCGGTGCACCGCTGGCGGCTGGATGGCATCGCCGAGGCGGCACCCGTGAGACAGGTCGTCTCGTGAGCCGGAGCGGTGCGGCGCCGGGCTCGAGCCCCGTGTGGCTCGGCATCGTGCTGTACCGCAACCCCCGCGAGGAGCTGGAGCGGCTCGTCGCCTCGCTGGCCGCGACCCGGGAGACGCCGGGGACGCCGGCCTTCCAGGTGCGCTGGCTGGACAACTCGCCCACCGAGGCGCTGCGAGACGTGGTGCTCGCGGTGTCACCGGGGGCGGACTACCGCTTCTCCGGAGCCAACCTGGGTTTCGGCGTGGCCCACAACCGGCTCATGGCCGAGGCCTTCGCGGACCCCGCGGTGCGCCACTACGTCTGCGTCAACCCGGACGGCGTGCTGCACCCCGAGTGTCTGCGTGAGCTCGTCACGGAAGCGGAGCGGCGGCCCCGCACGGGGTTGGTGGAAGCCCGGCTCTTTCCCGACGAGCTGCCCAAGCCGTACGACCCGGAGACGCACGAGACGCCCTGGTGCTCCGGGTGCGTATTGCTGGTGCGGCGCGAGCTGTTCGAGTCCAGTGGCGGCTTCGACGAGCGCTTCTTCATGTACTGCGAGGACGTGGACCTGTCCTGGCGCGCCCGGGCCGCGGGCTTCTCCGTCCGCGTGGCACCCCGGGCGCTGGTGCACCACTACACGGTGACACGGGAGCTCAGCCCGGACCGCGAGCGCCGCGTGCGCCGCAGCGCGGCCCTGCTCGGCGCCAAGTACGGTGACCTGGAGTTCGCCCGGGCGCGTTTGAAGGAATACCTGGAGCTCGGTGGCGCGCCCTTCGAGCTCCCCAAGGAGTCCCGTCCTCCCCGCGCTCTGGCCCGGGTGGCTGACTTCCAGCACCTCTTCGAGTTCGCGGAGCCTCGCTGGTGAGCACCGGTACGCGCGACACGGTCCTCCTGGAGGCGCTGGACTCCCGGCTGCGGGGTCTCGTGCGGGAGCGCATCCGGGCGGGAGACCGCGTAGCCCTCCTGGGTGAGGCGCCGGAGCTGGCCCGGGCTCTCGAGGCCGCCGGTTGTGCGGTGCTCGGGGTGCCGGCGGCGGGCGAGCGGGTGACGCGGCTGCGTGCGTTCGCTCCCACCCACGTGGTGCTCCCGGTGGAGCAGGGGGAGCCGCTGCTCCAGGTGCGTGAGGCCTCCGAGGCCGCGCCCGGTGCCGAGCTCCTCCTGGCGATGCGCAATGCCGGTGCGTCGGCGGCCCTGCTGGAGACGCTGCTGGGGCTGGCTCCGGGCCGGCCGGGCGCCTCGGCCGAGGCGGTGCTGCGGGGCCTGTCCTCTCTGGGGCTCGAGGTGCGGCACCAGGAGTCCATTGCCTGCCAGGACTCCACGGCGGAGCTCGCTCCGGACACCGCGCGTGCCCTCCGGCGGCTCCTCGCGCAGCTCAGCCCCACCGCCGAGGCGGACGGGGTACTGCTGGTCCTCGGACGTGCTGCTTCGCGTGCTCCCGCGCGAGAGCCGGGATTGCTCAGCATCGTGCTCTGGGCGGGAGACTCGCCCGCGGCCTCGCTCGACGAGACGCTCTTCTCGCTCGCGTGTCAGGAGTACCGGCCGCTGGAGTTGCTCGTGGTGCTGCCTCCGGGTGCATCCCTGACGGAGACGGAGGCGCGTGCGCTGCTGGAGCGCCACCGGCGGCTCCGGGACTTCTCCTCTCAGCTCATCCGCGCCCCGGAAGGCGGGATGGCCCGGGGCGTGCGCGAGGCTCGGGGCCAGTACCTGTCCTTCCTCGATGCCTCCTGCGTCGTATACCCCGCCCACTACGTGCAGCTCATCCAGCAACTGCGCGAGGGCTCCGCGGCGTGGGCCTTCGCCCGTTCCCGGTGGACCCTCGTCCGCGAGTCGGCGGGAGGCCGCTTCATCACGGAGAAGAAGCCCTTCCCGTTGGGCGACCACTTCGAGTTCTCCCATCTGCTGGAACACCCGGCCCTGTTGTACGGGCTCGTCGTCGATCGCTTCCGGGTGGGCGCCCTGCCGCTGGAGGTGGTGGACCCGGTGGCGTCTCCACGGGCGGACCTGCCCGTGCGGCTGGCGAGTCTCTTCGAGCCCGTCTTCACCGCGGGGCTCGCGACGTGGGAGTGGCGCGCGCTCGGACCCGAGTCCGCGGCGCTGCCCGCTCCGGCCCTCGAGGTGCTGCTCCCTCTCGCCTCGCTGGAGGAGCGGGTGGCCCGGGCCCAGGCTCGCGGCGAGAGCAGCAAGGGCCTGCGCTATCAGGCCATCGATCGGCTCAACCAGCGCCTCCGCGACCGCTTCCCGGGAACGCACGCCCGGGTACGCTCCCTGGTCTCCCGCGTGCTGCGGTAGTGGAGTGTCCACGAAGTCCTTGGACAGGGTCCGAGGGCCAAGCCAGCCGAAGTAAGTCCGTTCAGGGGGGAGGTTCCGGCCGCGATGGGGAGCAACTGGTCCGATTGTTGGACCAGTCGGCACGCCGCGCGGCCGGAAGGCGCCCTGTGCTCCTGGAAGAGCACCCCTGAAAGAACTTGCTTCCGCTGGCTCAGGGTGAGGGTTTTCCTGCGAGGCGAGTCGGAGCGAGGCCTCGGTCCGCCTGCCACTGGTAGACGAAGTCCTCGATGAACACACCGTGGCGGCGCGTGAAGAGCTCCCGGTCATGCGGGGACTCCTTCACCGTCCGGGTGGCGTTCTCGTGGTGGTAGGCCACCAGCGCCGGGTGGACGATGTTCGTCCCGCCCTCCTGGAGGATCTTCAAGCCCAGGTCGGCATCCTGTGCCTCTTCCACGAAGCGCTCGTCCAGGCCGCCCATCCGGCGGTACCGCTCGGCGGAGATGAGCAGGAGCGCGCCCGTGACACACACCACCTCCCGGGGAGCCGCCAGTCCCGGGTAGCCGGCGAGCGGCTGGTGCTTGTCGATGTGCTCGGGAATCCCCCGGTACGGCTCATCCGGACAGATACGCACGCCCGCGTGCTGCAGCCGCTCGTCCTTGTAGACCAGGTACGCCCCGATCGTTCCCGTCCGGGGCTGGCTCGCGAAGGTGTCCAGCGCGGCCGCGAAGTCGGTGTGGATCAGCTCCACGTCATTGTTGATGAGGACGAGGTACTCACCCGACGCGCGCGCGGCGAGCAGGTTGTTGCACGCGCTGAAGTTGTAGAAGCCGAGCGGGAAAACGGCGTGGGGAATGTTCTGGTAGAAGGCGAGCACCGCCGGGTCGGTGGAGCCAGTGTCCCCGATGAGGATCTCGTAGGGCACCGTGCACTGCGCCTCGATGGACCTCACGCACGGAATCAGCAACTCCGGCTTGTTCTTCGTCAGGATGAGGAAGCTCAGCCTGGGCCTGGTGCGATCCCTTGCGAGCACGCGCTCCAACTCCTGGAGCTTGGGCGTCAGTCCGGTCACGTGCCCACTGGCACCCGGTGTCCGCAGCGCGCGCGTGAGCATCAAGTGCTCCAGGCGCTGGAGTGAATCCCTCCAGGGCATCAGCCGGGAGCTGGCGAGCCGCTGCTTCCAACCCGGCCGCCCGGCGCTCCCGGTCGCGGCCTGGTACGCCCGGGCGAGCTCCTCGGCGAGCTGCTCGGGGGAGTTGCTCACCGGGATTCCGAACTCGGGGTGGGCGCCCATCGCGCTCGCCGCCGCCGGCAGCCCGAAGGAGAGCGCCTGGGCCAGTCCCAGGTTGAAGCCCTCCCACTGCGAGGTGCTCAGGTAGAAGTCACTGTCGAGGTACGCCCCCACCAGCTCATCGTCCGTCAGGTTGGGGCAGGGGAGGAGCCCCTGCGTCCTGGCCTGCTCGGCATCCGCTTCCTCGCACCGCCCGGCGAGCACGAACTTCACCTTGTCCGCCAGCTCCGGGTGGCTGACGCACAGCGCCTCCTTCACCCGCGCGTACAGGTCCACCCCCTTGTACCGGCGTTCGGCGGCGAAGAAGCGGGTGACGTTGAGCACCAGGAAGTCCTCGGGCCCCACACCCAGCCTGCTCCGGAAGCCTCCCGCCAGCCGCGGGAGATCATCGCGGCGCTCGAGGAGGTGATCATTCCCCTGCCAGTTCACCACGGCCCGGTGGAGCCTGGAGTCGCGGCGGATGAAGTCGGAGATGCTGACGGCCAGGTCCACCTTCTCCGAGACGCGGATCTTCTCCGCGTGCGTGCGGCGCCGCTCGTCGCGATCCTCGAACCACTCGGCGGGAGGCTCCCCATGGTCGTAGAAGACGCGGAAGATGGAGTCCGGGAGCCGGGCGAGGCAGCCAAAGAACGGCGGTGTGTGCGCGATGACGGCGTGCGGCCGATGCTCCAGGAGCCACGCCGTTGCCTCCTGCTCGCCCCGCACGCGGCGGAGCTCGAGCTGCCCGGTCTTCACGTAGGGCGAGAAGCGGCCGGTGAAGTACTCATCGTGCTCGAGCACCAGCAGCGTCACCCGGTAGCCACGGCCGAGGAAGTACTGGAGTTGCTCGGCGACGACCACGTCCACCCCGTAGCCCTTCGAGAAGCGCACGGTCAGGATGGCGAGCCGGGCTGTCGCGAGCTCGGGGGAGGTGGAGTGCCTTGTCCGCCAGACGTACCGCGCCCGCGCGCCCAGCTTGCGCACGTTGCGGGCCACGGCCCCCGCGAGGACGTGAACGCCCTCCTCACGCAGGATCTCGACGGCTCTCCGAACGAATCGGACAGCCCTCGGCCCTTCCCTCATGACTTCCGGCTCCGGCCCTTGGGCGTCCGCTCGGGAGGCGTCTGCTCGGGAGACGTCTGCTTGGGAGTGGGCCGCTCGAGCGCGGACAGCCGGGCCATGACCTCACGGCGCCACGCCGTCTGGGTCCGTGATTCCTCGCGCTGGTGCTCGTAGATGAGCGCCAGCGAGTCGAGGATGGCCTCGTTGAACTCCACCTGCTTGCGCAGCACCTCGTTGATGAAGGGCTGGAAGGCGAGCCGGAAGGCGCGTTTGGCCGTCACCAGCACGGGCCCCACCACCGGGCGGTGCGAGGTGGGCGGCTCCACGTAGCGGCTGTCCTTCTTCGAGCGGGGCGCCTGGAGGATGGGCGGCCATTCCGTCTCGGCCGGAGCCCGCTGCGAGGCGTCCAGCAGCCGGCGGAGTGACTCCACCTGCTCCGGAGCGGGCTCGGGCAGCCGTTCCGCTTCCTTCGCGAGGCGCTCGGCGGTCGGGGCCGTGGTGAGGAGATCTTCAGGACGCACGGAGGGCTCCAGTGGCCCGCAGGGCCTGGACGAGCGCGGACACGGTGGGCTCCGGCTGGCGGGGGTCGAAGGTGAGCAACCGCTGCCCGAGGCGCTCGCCCACGTCGGGCGCGGAGAGCGGACGGGACGTGTCGCGGACACCCCAGGCCTCGGCGGACAGGTGGGGCAGGGTGTCCCGGGCGAGCAGTGAATCCGCGGGCAGGAAGACGGTGGGCACGCGCGAGGTGCGCAGCGCCGTCTGCAGCGAGGAGGAGCCGGGGAACTCCCGCGCCGCGTCCCGAGGCAGGGGCTCGTCGGGAGTGAAGGCGCGCACCTCCAGCCCTCCCACGCGCAGCGAGCGCGGCGCCAACTCCATGGGCCGGGGCTGGGGATTCAGGGTCAGCAGGCGCGAGCCGGGGAGCTGCTCCATGAGCCGTCGCGCCAGCTGTGACCCAGGTGCCTCCGGAGAGGCCGCGAAGCCGGGGCACACGAGGTTCACCCCCGAGGGCTCGCTCCCGGCGGACGGTGCACGCAGGGAGCCCTCCAGGAAGGGCTGGAGCCCCTCGCGCACGGCCTCGGCCACGGCCTCCTGGCCAAGCTGCTCCACCCGGGCGCGCTGGGCGGCGACCATCTCCCGCCGCAGGGCCGGGTCGCGCTCCAGCACCGCGAGCAGCCGCGCCATCTCCACGGGGTCGTTCGTCAACGAGGCCACGCCCGCGCCCCCCATCGTCTCGGGGACCGCGGCGGCGCCATACGCCACCACGGGCACGCCGCGGTACATGGCCTCCAGCAGCGGCACGCCAAAGCCCTCGTGCCGGCTCATGGAGACGTACGCCGAGGCCACCGAGAAGCACGCGGAGAGCTGCGCCGCGCTCACCCGCCCGAGGAACTGCACGCGCTCGGCCCCGAGCATCTCCTTCAGTCCGTACAGGTACGCGCCATAGGGCGTCTCCCGGTTGAGGTAGCCGGCGATGAGCAGCCGGCTCCGGGGCTGGTACAGCCGCTGCCAGGCGGTGAAGACGCGCAGCACGTCGTCCACCCGCTTGCTCGGCACGGCCCGGCCCACGAAGAGGAGGTTGGCGCACCCGTCATCCAGCTCGGCGCGCAGCACCGGATCCGGCTCCACGTCGAAGGCCCGCCAGTCCACCGCGAAGGGCAGCACCGACACGTGGGGGTAGCCCGCGGCCACCAGCTCCTCGGCGCTGAAGCGCGAGTAGGCCCACGCGCACTCCACCAGCGGCCTCATCGCCAGCAGCTCGTCCCGGGCCGCCTCGCAGGCCTGGGCCACCTTGCGCTCGAAACCCTCGAAGAGCCGGGCCGGGGTGACGTTGTGGTACACGACCGCCTTGCGCCCCGGCGAGCGGGCGATCAGCGGTACCAGCCTCGACTCGAAGCTGTGGTGGATGATGAGAGCGCTCGCGTCATCCGCCTCGCGCGGGTAGTCCTTCGCGGGCCGTACCAGGGGGCGGCACTCCTCGTCCCACTGGTCCGCGTAGATCTCCGAGGCGTAACCCCAGCTCCGCAACAGCTCGCGCAGGTAGCGCACCTGGTTGCCCACCGCGTCGCCCCAGGCCAGCCGCGGGACCAGCTGATGGACCGCTCGGGCCGCTGATGGCCCGGCCGCCCGTCTGCTTCTCGGGATTCTCACGATGGCTCCAGCGTCTACCTGCTGGGAGGTCCACACACAAGGCTGCCTTGACGCGCACCGGCCCCTTCGCTACTCAGGCTCCCGGTATTCACTTCTTTACTCTCCGAGTTCGTCGATGAACGTCCTGGTCACGGGTGGCTGCGGTTTCATTGGGTCCAACCTCGTCAAGTACCTGCGCCGCGTGCGGCCTGATTGGACGCTCGTCAACCTCGACAAGCTCACGTACGCGGGCAACCTCGAGAACCTCAAGGAGCTCGAGGGCGACTCCAAGCACATCTTCGTGCGCGGCGACGTGGCCAACCGCGAGCTCGTCGAGCACCTGATGGGCGTGCACCGCATCGACGCCGTCATGCACCTGGCGGCCGAGAGCCATGTGGACCGCTCCATCCTGGGCCCCGAGGCCTTCATCCAGGCCAACGTGCTGGGCACCCAGCAGCTGCTCGAGGCCAGCCGCGTGCGCGGCATCAAGCGCTTCCTCATGGTCTCCACCGACGAGGTGTACGGCTCGCTCGGCCCCACCGGCTACTTCACCGAGACCTCGCCGCTGCAGCCCTCCAGCCCCTACTCGGCATCCAAGACGAGCTCGGACCTGCTCGCGCTGGCCTGGCACCACACCTTCGGCATGGACGTGGTGGTGACGCGCTGCTCCAACAACTACGGCCGCTACCAGTTCCCCGAGAAGCTCATCCCCCTCATGGTCGTCAACGCCCTGCACGACAAGCCGCTGCCCGTCTACGGCGACGGCGCCAACGTGCGCGACTGGCTCCACGTGGAGGACCACTGCTCGGCGCTCCTCACCGCGCTGGAGAAGGGCAAGTCCGGTCAGGTCTACAACATCGGCGGCAACTCCGAGCGCAAGAACATCGAGATCGTCAAGGCGATCCTCGGCCTGCTCAACAAGCCCGAGTCCCTCATCAAGTACGTGAAGGACCGGCCGGGGCATGACCGGCGCTACGCCATCGATCCGACGAAGATCCGCACGGAGCTGGGCTGGACGCCGTCGCACACCTTCGAGCAGGGCCTGCAGGAGACGGTGCGCTGGTACGTGGACAACTCGGCCTGGTGGGAGCGCGTGATGAGCGGCGCCTACCGCCAGTACTTCGAGTCGCAGTACCGCACGCGTCTCAACGGCTGAGCCAGGGGCCTCTCCATGCGATTCCTCGTCACGGGTTCCAACGGGCTGGTGGGCAGCCGCGTGTGCACGCTCCTCGAGAAGGGCGGGCACGAGGTGGTCGGTCTGGGCCGCGGGCCGCGCCGCACCGACGGTGCCTACCGCTATGTGGAGTGCGACCTCACGCGCGAGCAGGACGTGGCCGCCGCCCTCGAGGCCGCGGCTCCCGAGGTCATCATCCATCCGGCCTCCATGACGGAGGTGGATGCCTGCGAGCGCGAGCCGGAGCAGGCGTACGCGGCCAACGTCACCGCGGTGGCGGCGGTGGCCCGGAGCGCGCGCAAGCTGGGCGCGCACCTGGTGCACGTCTCCACCGACTACGTCTTCGACGGCGAGCACGGGCCCTACGACGAGCAGGCGCTGCCCAACCCGCGTGGCGTCTACGCCCTCACCAAGCACATGGGGGAGCAGGCCGCCCGTACCTTCGTGCCGGGCTGCGCCATCGCGCGCACCGCCGTGGTGTACGGCTGGCCCATGGCGGGCCGTCCCAACTTCGGCGCGTGGCTGGTGGGGGCCCTGGAGAAGGGGCAGCCCGTGAAGCTCTTCGAGGACCAGTTCGTCTCCGCGAGCCTCGCCGACAGCGTGGCCGCCATGCTGGTGGAACTGGGCGAGCGCAAGCTCGGGGGCATCTGGAACACCTGCGGCGCGGACGTGGTGGATCGCGTCAGCTTCGGCCGCGCGGTGTGCGAGGTGTTCGGCTTCGACGCGGGCCTCATCACGCCTACCCGCCTGGCGGACATGAAGCTGGCGAGCCCCCGCCCGCTGCGCAGCGGCCTGAAGGTGGACAAGGTCCGCTCCCAGCTGCGCACCCAGCCGCTGCCGCTGGCCGAGTCGCTCGCCCGCTTCCACGCCGCGTGGAAGGCCGGGCGGGGGAGTTGAACCAAACGCTTCGGAGCGGGTATAGCCCTCCCGAGGTCTGCAAAACAGAGTGCGTCTGAGGGCCGGAGCGCGCTCCACCCGGCAGACCTTGCGAGGAAAGTCATGAAGGGAATCGTTCTCGCCGGTGGCTCCGGCACCCGCCTGTATCCGCTCACGCGCGTGGTCAGCAAGCAGCTGCTGCCCGTGTATGACAAGCCGATGATCTACTACCCGGTCACCACGCTGATGCTGGCGGGGATCCGGGACATCCTGATCATCTCCACGCCCACGGATCTGCCGCGCTTCGAGGAGCTGCTCGGCAGCGGCAAGCAGTGGGGCGTGAACTTCCAGTACGCCGTGCAGCCCAGCCCGGACGGGCTCGCCCAGGCCTTCATCATCGGCCGCGAGTTCGTGGGCAAGGACAAGGTGTCGCTCATCCTCGGCGACAACATCTTCTACGGCCACGGCCTGAGCGAGCTGGTGCAGCGCGCCGCGGCGCGTGACTCGGGCGCCACCGTGTTCGGCTACTACGTGAAGGATCCCGAGCGCTACGGCGTGGTGGAGCTGGACGCGAGCAACCGCGCGCTCAGCCTCGAGGAGAAGCCGGCCCAGCCCAAGTCCCACTACGCGGTGACGGGCCTGTACTTCTACGACAACCAGGTGCTGGACATCGCGAAGAACCTCAAGCCCTCCGCGCGCGGCGAGCTGGAGATCACCGACGTCAACATCGCCTACCTGCGCCAGCAGCAGCTGCAGGTGGAGCTGATGGGCCGCGGCTACGCGTGGCTGGACACCGGCACCCACGAGTCGCTGATGGAGGCCTCCAACTTCATCCAGATCATCGAGCACCGCCAGGGCCTCAAGGTGGCGTGCCCCGAGGAGATCGCCTACCGCATGGGCTACATCACCGCGGCCCAGGTGGCCGAGCAGGCCCACCCCATGCGCAAGAACGAGTACGGGCGCTACCTGCTGGATCTCATCGAGAACAAGGGAGCCCGGACGTGAACGTCCTGAAGACGGAGCTGCCCGGCGTCCTCATCCTCGAGCCCAAGCGCTTCGGCGATGATCGCGGCTTCTTCATGGAGATGTTCCATGCGAAGCGCTACGCGGAGGCCGGCATCCCCGGGCCCTTCGTGCAGGACAACTTCTCGCGCTCCGCCAAGGGCATCCTCCGCGGGCTGCACTTCCAGGAGCCCAACGCCCAGGGCAAGCTGGTGCAGGTGCTGGCCGGCGCCGTCTATGACGTGGCGGTGGATGTCCGCCGCGGCTCGCCCACCTTCGGGAAGTTCGTGGGCGTGGAGCTGAGCGCGGACAACCGGCGCCAGCTGTGGGTGCCGGCGGGCTTCGCGCACGGCTTCTGCGTCCTCTCCGAGAGCGCGGACTTCCACTACAAGTGCACGGACGTCTACACGCCCGCCTCCGAGCGCGGCATCGCCTGGAACGACCCGGATCTGGGCATTCCCTGGCCGGTGACGTCGCCGCTGCTGTCGCCCAAGGACGCGGCCGCTCCGCGTCTGAAGGACGCGCCGGTGCTGCCCGTCTACGTGGGCTGAGCCCCACTCTCCTCGCGGCCCGTGGCGTCGAGGGCGAATGCCTTCAGCGCCTCGGCCGTGTGGAGGATGGCCTTGTCCCAGGACAGCTCGCGCACGTAGACGAAGCCCGCGGCGATCTGCCGCTGGCGGTACGGCTCGTCCTCGAGCAGCCGGCACACCTCGTCGGCGATGCGCGTCACGTGGGGCGGCGCCAGCACCACGGCCCCCTCCGGGTAGGCGGCGCGGGTGCTCTCCACGTCCACGTCCACCACCGGGCAGCCACACGCCGCCATCTCCTGCGGCAGCAGGCTGTAGTTGGTGAAGGACAGGCACACGCCCACGTCGCAGCTGGAGAACAGCCGCCGCAGCTGCGCGAAGTCCAGGACGCCGTGCCCCACGAAGGGGAAGGGCAGGGCCGAGGGCGCCACGTCCGCTCCGGCGATGTGGAGCTCCACCTCCGGGAAGCGCTCCTTCACCTTCTTCAGGGCGAGCGCGACGATCTGGAAGCCCCGGCGCGTGGTGTGCGGCCGCATGTAGGCGAAGACGCGGCGCGTGTCTCCCCCGAGGGCCGGCTCCGGGTAGTAGATGTCGTGGTCCACCGCCAGCGGGAAGCTCCGGGTGAACATGCCGTACTTCTCGTGCATCCGCCGCTCGAGCCAGGTGCCCGCCGTCAGCCCGTAGAAGCCGAAGTGGTAGGTGTCCTCCGCGAGCTGCCACTCGGCGCCCATGGGGAAGAAGGCCGGCTCGTAGTCCTGGATGAAGTACGCCTTCGCCGGAGCGCAGGTGCTGGCCCGCACCGCGTAGGCCGTCTGCCACGCCGTGGCCATCACGATGTCCGCCGGCTCCATCTCCCCCTCAAGGTGGCACACCGGCGCGGCGATGGGCGTGTACCACTCGTGCACCTGCGCCTGCAGCCGCATCGGCTCACGCGCCATGTCGTCGCTGTCCACCAGGTACACCCGGCACCGATGGCCCATCCGCTCCAGGCGTTGGATGGTGCGGAAGATGGTCATCTGCCCGCCACCGCCCCGGCCGAAGGATGGCACCACCCAGTTGATGATCAGGTGCTCGGGATCCACCCGCCGCCGCCCGGCCGCCGTGGGCGGAGCGCTCGTGCGGGGGGGCTCGATGAAGCGGTAGTGGCTGGCCTCCCACCAGCCCCGGGCGGGAGCGCGCGAGGCCCGCAGGGCGCGCCGGGCGTGGAGCAGCGTGGAGCTGAGGCCCTGGTGCTTGTATTGCCGGTAGCTGGCCACCGTCTTGCGGACGATCTGCGACGCCGTGCCGAGCTTGCCGTGCTCGGCCATCGAGTGCTCGTAGGTCTGCTTCACGTCCTCCAGCAGCGAGGGGAGGTGGGACCGCTGCCCGGCGTCCCCCTTGAGCTCATGGTGCTGGGAGATGCGGCGCACGAGCGTCTCCGGCAGCAGCTCGTACCGGTCGCCGAGGAACCAGCCCAGCCCCTGGCCCATGTCGCGGCCGAGCGTGCGCACCGCCTTGGAGAAGCGGGCCCGGCGCACGTCCTGGACGGACTGCCGGAGCTTGTCGCGCAGCAGGGCGCGGATGCCGGGCAGGTGCGGTGGATCGAAGTACTCGCGGTGGAAGCGCGCCTCGTCGAAGGCGCGGCGGGCCTGCGTCAGCGGCGAATAGTTGTGGCTGTGCCGCACCA
The sequence above is drawn from the Archangium gephyra genome and encodes:
- a CDS encoding ABC transporter ATP-binding protein, with protein sequence MQAPSKDAIVLRDVVKRFRKRTIRGEYTTFKSELVRWLRGKRHKQDASTVIEALRGINLTVPRGKTMGIIGRNGSGKSTLLKLITGIYTPTTGHIELNGRISALLDLGAGFHPDFSGRENILINGVILGMSRAEIRARMDEIIAFSELGDFIDEPVRTYSSGMYMRLAFAVATHVDPEILIIDEILAVGDEHFSRKSMQKMTEFRNAGKTIVIVTHDLGTLERWCDLAAWIDGGRIREVGTPAEVVRHYRQAVHLAEASGLPMLAPALSPDGGALPTLEAAAQRPGSPVTLELLRLTNLRGEEVKDVGTEEGLEFHIGYNAEKPVEDLGFSFALMRSDGTLVYRTTTFAEDARMPNLVTGRGTVRLTIDRLGLLAGDYTFEVSARTSNGTLFDERKGACPFSVRVAGADEGLVRPVHRWRLDGIAEAAPVRQVVS
- a CDS encoding glycosyltransferase family 2 protein; the protein is MSRSGAAPGSSPVWLGIVLYRNPREELERLVASLAATRETPGTPAFQVRWLDNSPTEALRDVVLAVSPGADYRFSGANLGFGVAHNRLMAEAFADPAVRHYVCVNPDGVLHPECLRELVTEAERRPRTGLVEARLFPDELPKPYDPETHETPWCSGCVLLVRRELFESSGGFDERFFMYCEDVDLSWRARAAGFSVRVAPRALVHHYTVTRELSPDRERRVRRSAALLGAKYGDLEFARARLKEYLELGGAPFELPKESRPPRALARVADFQHLFEFAEPRW
- a CDS encoding glycosyltransferase family A protein: MSTGTRDTVLLEALDSRLRGLVRERIRAGDRVALLGEAPELARALEAAGCAVLGVPAAGERVTRLRAFAPTHVVLPVEQGEPLLQVREASEAAPGAELLLAMRNAGASAALLETLLGLAPGRPGASAEAVLRGLSSLGLEVRHQESIACQDSTAELAPDTARALRRLLAQLSPTAEADGVLLVLGRAASRAPAREPGLLSIVLWAGDSPAASLDETLFSLACQEYRPLELLVVLPPGASLTETEARALLERHRRLRDFSSQLIRAPEGGMARGVREARGQYLSFLDASCVVYPAHYVQLIQQLREGSAAWAFARSRWTLVRESAGGRFITEKKPFPLGDHFEFSHLLEHPALLYGLVVDRFRVGALPLEVVDPVASPRADLPVRLASLFEPVFTAGLATWEWRALGPESAALPAPALEVLLPLASLEERVARAQARGESSKGLRYQAIDRLNQRLRDRFPGTHARVRSLVSRVLR
- a CDS encoding glycosyltransferase; the protein is MARNVRKLGARARYVWRTRHSTSPELATARLAILTVRFSKGYGVDVVVAEQLQYFLGRGYRVTLLVLEHDEYFTGRFSPYVKTGQLELRRVRGEQEATAWLLEHRPHAVIAHTPPFFGCLARLPDSIFRVFYDHGEPPAEWFEDRDERRRTHAEKIRVSEKVDLAVSISDFIRRDSRLHRAVVNWQGNDHLLERRDDLPRLAGGFRSRLGVGPEDFLVLNVTRFFAAERRYKGVDLYARVKEALCVSHPELADKVKFVLAGRCEEADAEQARTQGLLPCPNLTDDELVGAYLDSDFYLSTSQWEGFNLGLAQALSFGLPAAASAMGAHPEFGIPVSNSPEQLAEELARAYQAATGSAGRPGWKQRLASSRLMPWRDSLQRLEHLMLTRALRTPGASGHVTGLTPKLQELERVLARDRTRPRLSFLILTKNKPELLIPCVRSIEAQCTVPYEILIGDTGSTDPAVLAFYQNIPHAVFPLGFYNFSACNNLLAARASGEYLVLINNDVELIHTDFAAALDTFASQPRTGTIGAYLVYKDERLQHAGVRICPDEPYRGIPEHIDKHQPLAGYPGLAAPREVVCVTGALLLISAERYRRMGGLDERFVEEAQDADLGLKILQEGGTNIVHPALVAYHHENATRTVKESPHDRELFTRRHGVFIEDFVYQWQADRGLAPTRLAGKPSP
- a CDS encoding glycosyltransferase — translated: MRIPRSRRAAGPSAARAVHQLVPRLAWGDAVGNQVRYLRELLRSWGYASEIYADQWDEECRPLVRPAKDYPREADDASALIIHHSFESRLVPLIARSPGRKAVVYHNVTPARLFEGFERKVAQACEAARDELLAMRPLVECAWAYSRFSAEELVAAGYPHVSVLPFAVDWRAFDVEPDPVLRAELDDGCANLLFVGRAVPSKRVDDVLRVFTAWQRLYQPRSRLLIAGYLNRETPYGAYLYGLKEMLGAERVQFLGRVSAAQLSACFSVASAYVSMSRHEGFGVPLLEAMYRGVPVVAYGAAAVPETMGGAGVASLTNDPVEMARLLAVLERDPALRREMVAAQRARVEQLGQEAVAEAVREGLQPFLEGSLRAPSAGSEPSGVNLVCPGFAASPEAPGSQLARRLMEQLPGSRLLTLNPQPRPMELAPRSLRVGGLEVRAFTPDEPLPRDAAREFPGSSSLQTALRTSRVPTVFLPADSLLARDTLPHLSAEAWGVRDTSRPLSAPDVGERLGQRLLTFDPRQPEPTVSALVQALRATGALRAS